Proteins co-encoded in one Prevotella sp. E13-27 genomic window:
- a CDS encoding thiamine diphosphokinase — translation MSYKDILNNGSYDAVILANGEQPEHDIPTELLQEAPYIVCCDGAINYCDWADAVVGDGDSIPSWAMEEYECIFHQEEEQEDNDLTKATRFCVERGFKKIVYLGATGLREDHTLGNISLLMRYFREMGVEPIMATNHGWFVPASGSCSFASFLRQQVSIFNFGCTSLRTEGLRYDGYPFQQWWQGTLNEATSDSFRVEADGDYLVFRTYEGK, via the coding sequence ATGAGCTACAAGGACATTCTTAATAATGGCAGCTATGATGCCGTGATACTTGCCAACGGTGAACAGCCTGAGCACGATATTCCTACAGAACTTTTGCAGGAGGCTCCTTATATTGTCTGCTGCGATGGCGCTATAAACTATTGTGACTGGGCTGATGCCGTAGTTGGCGATGGCGACAGCATACCATCGTGGGCCATGGAAGAGTATGAGTGTATATTCCATCAGGAAGAAGAGCAGGAGGATAACGACCTCACTAAAGCCACGCGCTTCTGTGTTGAAAGAGGGTTTAAAAAGATTGTCTATCTCGGAGCTACAGGACTTCGTGAAGACCATACTCTGGGTAATATATCGCTCTTGATGCGCTATTTCCGAGAGATGGGCGTTGAACCCATTATGGCAACAAACCACGGATGGTTTGTGCCTGCCAGCGGCTCCTGCAGTTTTGCCTCCTTCCTAAGACAGCAGGTGAGCATCTTCAATTTCGGTTGTACCTCTCTACGCACCGAAGGTCTCCGCTACGATGGCTATCCTTTCCAACAGTGGTGGCAGGGTACGCTCAACGAAGCTACTTCCGATAGCTTCCGTGTTGAGGCTGATGGCGACTATCTCGTATTCCGTACCTACGAAGGAAAATAA
- the pnuC gene encoding nicotinamide riboside transporter PnuC, producing the protein MSFDWLDILTTILGLIYIWLEYRAHIALWIVGIIMPALDVYLYYSHGLYGDAGMAVYYTLAAFYGLFIWKFKKTKKMKKELPIISMPRRQYLPALIFFFAAWGAVYYVLIRWTDSTVPLLDSFTNALSFVGMWALARKYLEQWLFWIGVDAVCMFLYIQKGIPFKAGLYGLYVVIAVMGYFKWKKMTKKTKYELQGHS; encoded by the coding sequence ATGTCTTTCGACTGGCTCGACATATTGACCACGATACTCGGCTTGATTTACATCTGGCTCGAGTATCGTGCTCATATTGCATTGTGGATAGTGGGCATCATAATGCCTGCCCTTGATGTTTATCTTTACTATAGTCATGGTCTTTATGGCGATGCTGGTATGGCAGTCTATTACACCCTGGCTGCTTTCTATGGTCTGTTTATTTGGAAATTCAAGAAAACTAAAAAAATGAAGAAGGAACTCCCCATAATAAGCATGCCAAGGCGACAGTACCTGCCTGCCTTGATATTCTTTTTCGCTGCTTGGGGAGCTGTTTATTATGTATTAATAAGGTGGACTGATTCCACAGTACCTCTTCTCGACTCGTTTACCAATGCCCTGTCGTTTGTCGGCATGTGGGCGCTGGCGCGAAAGTATCTTGAGCAGTGGCTGTTCTGGATCGGTGTTGATGCTGTCTGTATGTTCCTATATATTCAGAAAGGTATCCCGTTCAAGGCCGGTCTCTACGGACTCTATGTCGTTATTGCCGTAATGGGATATTTCAAGTGGAAGAAGATGACAAAGAAAACTAAATATGAGCTACAAGGACATTCTTAA
- a CDS encoding TonB-dependent receptor: MKKTFIFAMLLVAANAMATGEQTGEMVAGSATQPVDSLKTVKLQGVQVRSTRASKKTPMAFTDMNRDQIKAVNYGQDVPYLLSLTPSVTITSDAGNGIGYTSLRVRGTAAERINITANGVPLNDAESNSVFWVNMGDFASSVQSMQIQRGVGTSTNGAGAFGATINMQTENIGTKPYVGIDLSAGSYSSNKETVRFSTGLPGEGHWGLQGRVSHIGSKGYIDRAETKLYSYFLQGGYFDDNRAVKLITWNGKEETYHAWDYASHYAQDTYGRTYNPCGYMDTDANGNAIYYDKQTDNYHQQNYQLVWNEQFSNTLSLNAALHYTRGDGYYEQFKGNKKLKDYLPLTAAEKGMKSDLVRQKKMANDFYGAVASLLYDNLNGLDITIGGGWNHYDGDHFGLLTWVKNAPTAYTSNYKYYDTNARKTDMNVYGKVNYQLLVGLNAYVDLQYRHVGMKMQEPCDWYGCNTTGDYIIDEKYDFFNPKFGLNYEFARNHRAYASYAIAHKEPVRNNFENNYNAGSPMPRYEKLNDLEVGYKYLSSTFSAGINAYWMDYKDQFVLTGEIDAIGEAVTRNLPKSYRMGVEVEAAWQPVEWFRWDANATFSKNRVKEMGVVLEDGVTTVTLNGEKPLAFSPDIIANSIMTFSYGGAKAALQCQYVGDQYLTNTGYKEMLCKDANGNDTYETLLLKNHFLANLDLSYTFSLKAIRLKEATVGVTFYNLLSQKFDNNGWAAPQYRQLTDGSVIAVNTWGVRDDGAVGFAPSAPFNWMAHLSLNF; the protein is encoded by the coding sequence TGCAAGGCGTTCAGGTGCGCTCTACACGTGCGTCGAAGAAGACGCCAATGGCATTCACTGACATGAATCGTGACCAGATTAAGGCGGTGAACTACGGACAGGATGTTCCTTATTTATTGTCGCTGACCCCCAGTGTCACCATTACGAGCGATGCCGGCAATGGCATCGGCTATACCTCGTTGCGTGTGCGTGGTACTGCAGCAGAACGTATCAATATTACTGCCAACGGTGTGCCCTTGAACGATGCTGAGAGCAACTCGGTGTTCTGGGTGAACATGGGTGACTTCGCCTCAAGCGTGCAGTCAATGCAGATTCAGCGCGGTGTGGGAACAAGCACTAATGGTGCGGGTGCCTTCGGCGCTACTATTAACATGCAGACGGAAAACATTGGAACGAAGCCTTATGTGGGTATAGACCTCAGCGCAGGAAGCTATTCGTCGAACAAAGAGACGGTGCGTTTCTCTACAGGTCTGCCTGGTGAAGGACATTGGGGACTGCAGGGACGTGTGTCGCATATCGGCTCAAAAGGCTATATAGACCGTGCCGAGACGAAGCTGTATAGCTATTTCCTCCAAGGAGGATATTTTGATGATAACCGTGCCGTGAAACTTATCACTTGGAACGGTAAGGAAGAGACCTATCATGCATGGGACTACGCTTCGCATTATGCACAGGATACCTATGGCCGCACTTATAATCCCTGTGGTTATATGGATACTGATGCCAATGGAAATGCAATATATTACGACAAGCAGACCGACAACTATCATCAGCAGAACTATCAGCTTGTGTGGAACGAGCAGTTCTCCAACACTTTGTCGCTGAATGCCGCACTGCACTACACCCGTGGTGATGGCTACTATGAGCAGTTCAAGGGCAACAAGAAACTGAAGGACTATCTGCCACTGACAGCCGCAGAGAAAGGTATGAAGAGTGACCTTGTACGTCAGAAGAAAATGGCTAATGACTTCTATGGCGCTGTGGCATCGCTGCTTTATGATAATCTTAATGGACTGGATATAACTATCGGTGGCGGATGGAACCACTATGATGGTGACCACTTCGGACTGCTCACGTGGGTGAAGAATGCTCCTACGGCCTATACCAGCAACTATAAGTACTATGACACTAATGCCCGCAAGACCGATATGAATGTCTATGGCAAGGTGAACTATCAGCTTCTGGTTGGCCTGAATGCTTATGTTGACCTTCAGTATCGACACGTGGGAATGAAAATGCAGGAGCCATGTGACTGGTATGGCTGCAACACCACCGGTGACTATATCATTGATGAGAAGTATGACTTCTTCAACCCTAAGTTCGGATTGAACTATGAGTTTGCCCGTAACCACAGGGCGTATGCTTCTTATGCCATTGCCCACAAGGAACCGGTGCGCAACAACTTTGAGAATAACTACAATGCTGGCTCGCCAATGCCACGCTATGAGAAACTCAACGACCTGGAGGTGGGCTATAAGTACCTCAGCAGCACCTTCAGTGCCGGCATCAATGCCTACTGGATGGACTACAAGGACCAGTTTGTGTTGACGGGTGAGATTGACGCTATTGGAGAGGCCGTAACGCGCAACCTGCCGAAGAGCTATCGCATGGGCGTAGAAGTAGAAGCTGCTTGGCAGCCTGTTGAGTGGTTCCGTTGGGATGCAAATGCTACTTTCTCTAAGAACCGCGTGAAAGAGATGGGCGTTGTGCTAGAGGACGGAGTGACAACGGTCACACTGAATGGTGAAAAACCATTGGCTTTCTCGCCCGACATCATTGCCAACAGCATCATGACGTTCAGCTATGGTGGTGCGAAGGCTGCGCTGCAGTGTCAGTATGTGGGTGATCAGTATCTTACTAACACCGGATATAAAGAGATGCTGTGTAAGGATGCCAACGGCAACGATACCTATGAAACGCTGCTCTTGAAAAACCATTTCTTGGCAAATCTTGACCTTAGCTATACGTTCTCACTGAAAGCCATACGTCTGAAGGAAGCCACCGTAGGCGTCACCTTCTACAACCTGCTTAGCCAGAAGTTTGATAACAACGGATGGGCTGCACCGCAGTATCGTCAGCTGACCGATGGCTCTGTTATCGCTGTTAATACATGGGGTGTGCGTGATGACGGAGCAGTAGGCTTCGCACCGTCGGCTCCCTTCAACTGGATGGCTCACCTCTCGCTGAACTTCTAA